TTCTACAGAATTTCTAGTCCGTAATACATTAAGAACAGCTTGATGACGCTCAGAATTTTCTTTTGTGGTGAATTGCTTACGCCAATGTTTAAAAAAGAGAAATTTTGATATGCCGCGACATGAGCGATGAGAGAGCTCCACAAGCAAATTGTTGTCTGTTTTGGACAGCAGAATATCGTGAAATGCATTATCCAACGGCGCTAGCTTTTCTCTGTTCTCTCCATCTTCTGCCAATTGCTTCATCTGATCTATAATGGCTTGCAGTTTATTGAAATCATCTTCTGTATACTGATTCACGGCTGATGCGACTGCCGCCCCTTCAAGCACGCCTCCCGTAAAATAGCTGTCTTGAATTTCTTTTGCAGTCAACGATGTAATGAATTTGCCGCGCTGAGGTATTGAAATGATCAAGCCTTCCTGGACCAACATCTGTAAGGCCTCGCGAATCGGTGCCCGACTGATAGAAAGTCGTAATGCGAGATGAGCCTCATTGACCTTGTCTCCAGGGTTAAGTTCACCCCTCAAAATGGCGTCTTTGATATATTCTATAACCTGAGCGCTGTATGTTTTTATGCTACTCATAAATTCCTTCATACTTCTCGATTAATAATATCGACACTAGTTAAATTATTGATTGAATCAACACCGTGTCAAGTATTTTCGATTTTTCAATGAGTTATATTTAAGCGCTCGAGTAATTCAGAAGGAATCCAAAATAGTTAACCATATTCCAACTTGCGTTCATCAGAGCCCCCCCCTCTTTCAGCTACCACCGCCACGCACTTGGTCAACAAACTCTCCCGCAAACAAAAAGGGGCAGCCTTTAACAGCAACCCCTTATTTTTACTGGAGCCAGGAAAGAGAATTGAACTCTCGACCTACTGATTACGAATCAGTTGCTCTACCA
This DNA window, taken from Desulfomicrobium sp. ZS1, encodes the following:
- a CDS encoding GntR family transcriptional regulator, with product MKEFMSSIKTYSAQVIEYIKDAILRGELNPGDKVNEAHLALRLSISRAPIREALQMLVQEGLIISIPQRGKFITSLTAKEIQDSYFTGGVLEGAAVASAVNQYTEDDFNKLQAIIDQMKQLAEDGENREKLAPLDNAFHDILLSKTDNNLLVELSHRSCRGISKFLFFKHWRKQFTTKENSERHQAVLNVLRTRNSVEVENCIRQHYKDAGERMKKFGVDVMSMNDSP